The DNA region ATCGCGGCCTGGTGCTCCAGAACCTGGAGCGCTATGAGGAGGCGCTCGATAGTTTCGAACGCGCCTTCCGGATCAACCCGGATTTCCCCCTGATCTGGTACCGCAAGGCCATCGTCCTCAAGAAACTGAAACGCTACGACCTTGCGCTTGCCTGCTTTGATCGGGCGATCCGGGAGAACGCCATCGATGCAGAGATCTGGTACCAGAAAGGAATGCTCTACACACTCCTGAAACGTTACGAGGATGCAATAGAGTGTTTCAACCAGGCTCTCAGGCTCAAGCCCGATCATCCCGACGCCGAATACTACCGAGGCGAGAGTTACTACGCCCTCGGGGACTACGGGTCAGCGATCGAGTGCTACCGCGCCGTCGTCGAGAAGGACCCAAAGAACGTCATCGCCTGGAACAACTACGGCAACGCATTATATCGCCTTGAACGCTACGAGGAGGCGCTCATCTGCTATGAACGCGCCCTGGAGATTGAACCCGATAACCTGAAGGTCTGGAGCAACAAGGCAAACGTTCTCTCGGTCCTCTCACACTACGATAAAGCCCTCGCCTGCTACGACAGGGAACTGCGGGCCCACCCGGAGAACGCTGACGCCTGGTACAACAAGGCCCTCGCGCTCTTCATATTGGGGCGCTACAGCGAGGCAGTCACCTGCTGCTCGCACGCGCTGGAGATCGATCCCGCAAGGCTCGAGGTCTGGACAACAAAGGGCAACGCTCTCGTGCTCCTGGAACGCTATGAGGAGGCGGTCGAGTGCTACGACCGGGTTCTGGAGGTGAACCCTGACGATACCGGGGCGCTCAAAGGAAAATCGGCGGCTCTCATCAACCTTGACCAACCTGTCGAGGCGGCCAAGTGCTACATGAGGCTGCAGCGGTTGCAGCGGGGTTAATCGGTGCTAAACCCGCGCTATCCGCTCAACCGCCTCCTTGAGGTTCTCCATCGAGGTGGCGTAGGAGAGCCTGATCCAGCCGGGTGTGCCAAACGCGGTGCCGGGTGTGACAGCCAGGTGCGCGTCCTGGAGCCATGACCGGGCGACCGCCATATCGTCGCCAGCCACATTGATGTAGGCGTAGAACGCCCCGTCTGCAGGGGCGGTGGTATAGCCAAGGTCCTGCAGCGCCGGCACGAGGTAATCGCGGCGCCGTTCAAACTCACGGCGCATCGTCTCCACGCAATCCTGGCTGCCCCGGAGGGCAGCGAGGGCGCCGTACATCGCAAACGTCGTCGGGTGCGATACGGTGTGCTGCTGCACCTTCTCCATCTGCCGGATGATCGGCCGGGGAGCAACGGCGTAGCCTATCCGCCAGCCGGTCATCGCGTAGGCCTTCGAGAACCCGTTGACCGTGATCGTCCGTTCCGCCATTCCTGGAAGTGAGGCGAGGGAGATGTGCTCCTTCCCGTAGACCAGTTTCTCGTAGATCTCATCGGAGAGTGCATACAGGTCATGATCACTGCAGAGATCGGCAATGAGCCGGAGCGAGTCTGCATCAAGCACCGCACCCGAGGGGTTCGAAGGGGTATTGACAACGATCATCTTTGTCCGGGAACTGACGGCCTCAAGGAGTGTATCGTCGACCTGGAAGGCCACGCTGTCAAGCGCATGGTGCCGGACACCGGCGCCAGCAAGCCTGGCGCAGGGTTCGTAGGAGACCCAGGAAGGGTCCAGTATGAGCGCCTCGTCCTCCGGGTTCAGCACGGCCTCCATCGCCTGGTGGATGGCATCTTTTGCCCCGCAGGTGACCAGCACCTCATCCTGAGATGCGGAAAACCCGTTCTCGGTGGAGGTTTTCCGGGCTATCGCGGCCGTCAACTCAGGTATACCCGTGCTCGGGGCGTAGTGGGTCTCCCCCCGGCGGAGGGCGTCGATACAGGCCTCCTTTATGTGTTCCGGCGTATCGAAGTCCGGTTCCCCGATCGAGAGACTGATGACATCGATACCCTCCGCGGCCATCCGCTTTGCGGCGTTCGAGATCTCGATCGTTGCAGAGGCGGCTATACCCGCAACCTTCTCCGATAGGCTCCTCATGCCAATCGCTGGACCATCTTCACGGCCGACTCAACGGCACGCTTTGCGTAATCGATCCGTTCGGTTGCTTCCATACGGGTCATCCCCGGGCCGGAGATGCCGAGAGAGACCGGTTTATCGAACTCGAGGGAGAGGTCGATGATCTTTCGCGCAGCATGCTGGACGACGATCTCGTCGTGCTGGGTGGCGCCCTCGATGACACACCCGATGGTGACAACCGCATCGATATCGCTGCGCCCAAGCAACTTCTTGATCGCAAGCGGCATGTCGTATGCCCCGGGGACGTAGATCGTATCGAGAACCTCCGCCTCAAGGAACCTGGCGTGCTCTCTGGCCTCTATCTCCATCATGTAGGTGATGTCGCGGTTGAACTCCGCGACGACAAATCCAAGTTTTACCGTCATCTCAATCTTCCTTTTCCAGTGTTGTAGCACCGGTTCGTGATAACTCCTCTCTTTCATCATGGACGTGCGGGGCCGACATCCTCGAACCCCTGCCGCTGGCCGGTTCCAGCAAGCCTCTCAAGATCTTTCGGGCGGAGCGCGAGCCGAACGGCGTTCACCGCATGCTCTCTCGTCCGCTGCTCCATCAGCCATGCCAGTTCCTTTGCGTCTTTTGCCTCGTCCTCGTGGACGAAGACCTCGATTATATGTTTGTTTGTCAGGAGCTGGCAGAGGATCAGGCCCTGTGAGGCCTCGTGAGCACAGACCCTGTCCTTCTCCGCACTCCCGGGCATCCCGAGCGCCATCACCAGGTCGCACCCGCGCTCCTCGATCAGTTTTTTGCAGGCCACCGGCAGGTCCTTGATCCCGGGGACGACGTATCGCTCAATCCCGACGCTTGCGTGCTTCCGGATCTCATCTATGGCGATCCCGCCCATATCCACCCGGGCAAACGTGGTATCAGCGATCCCGATCTTCATCCCACCAGCACCCCGGCAGCCGCTTCCACTCCGTCACCGGCCGCAAACCCTGACTTTCTGAGGGCAAACTGGACCGCGGCAAGGGTAGCCAGGATCTCCTGCGCCCCGACACCGCCCATGGTGCCGATGCGGAAGATCCTGCCCTTGAGGTGATCCTGACCTCCGGCGATCTCGATGCCGAACTTCTTGACGGTTCCCCGGAGATCTCCATCGGTGACACCTTCAGGGATCCGCAGGGCAGTGGCGGTGTTCGAGTAGGCGTGGTGTTCGTCGATCTTCGGGAAAAGGTCGACGCCCCAGCACTTCGCCGCGGCACGGACAGCGTCGGCCATCCGGCGGTGGCGGGCAATACGGGCAGGGATGCCTTCCTCCTCGATCATCTTGCATGCCTCAGCAAGCGCGAGGAATAGCGGGACGGCCGGGGTGTAGGGTGTCTCCATCGGGGTGGCCTTCCCGCTCTTGCGATAGGCGGCCATATCCAGGTAGAACGGTCTTTTATCCGAGATGCGTTCCCATGCGCGGTCGCTCACAGCGATGGCGGCAAGACCCGCCGGGGCAGCAAGACATTTCTGCGACCCGACAACCGCGACGTCAACACCCCATTCATCCATTCGGACGTCGTCGCCACCGATAGAGGTTATGCCATCCATGATGAAGAGGGCGTCATGCTTCCGGGCAAGTCTGCCAACCTGGGGTGCGGGATTCCTGATCCCGGCGCTCGTCTCGTTGTGAACCATCGTAACAGCCTCAGCACCGGCCTCAAGTTCCCGTTCGAGGGCCGCGAGGTCGAGCGGCGTCCCCCATTCGGACTCGAGCACGGTCACGGTGCCGTACCGCTGCCCGATCTTTGCGAAACGGTCGCCGAACTTGCCGTTGACAAGCGAGACGATCTTTCTATCCCGCGCGAAGTTTGCGACACCGGCTTCCATCGCCGCCGTTCCCGAACCGCTGATGATGTAGAGGTCGTTTGCGGTGCCAAAGAGGTTCTTTAACACGCGGACGGTGTCCGCATACGCCGCC from Methanoculleus receptaculi includes:
- a CDS encoding tetratricopeptide repeat protein, with protein sequence MELPWKSVEAWCRKGRAYTREGQYNRAVECYDKAIRQDSDRAVLWYYKGVALAAAGRDREAAECFDQAIRIDPTCARFWQARGRAMYDLGEYGEAAGSSEQAVKLAPDCTDAWLIRGHALRRIGRTLEAIECYDRVVKIEPDRVEAWLARGTALASERRYDAALDCYDRVLTLDPGNVNAWYAKGTIQILLFRYEDAIISFDRAVSASPGHADAWYARGCTFAALHRYEGAIASFDRALSIRPDDEEAWYNRGLVLQNLERYEEALDSFERAFRINPDFPLIWYRKAIVLKKLKRYDLALACFDRAIRENAIDAEIWYQKGMLYTLLKRYEDAIECFNQALRLKPDHPDAEYYRGESYYALGDYGSAIECYRAVVEKDPKNVIAWNNYGNALYRLERYEEALICYERALEIEPDNLKVWSNKANVLSVLSHYDKALACYDRELRAHPENADAWYNKALALFILGRYSEAVTCCSHALEIDPARLEVWTTKGNALVLLERYEEAVECYDRVLEVNPDDTGALKGKSAALINLDQPVEAAKCYMRLQRLQRG
- the ribH gene encoding 6,7-dimethyl-8-ribityllumazine synthase, whose amino-acid sequence is MTVKLGFVVAEFNRDITYMMEIEAREHARFLEAEVLDTIYVPGAYDMPLAIKKLLGRSDIDAVVTIGCVIEGATQHDEIVVQHAARKIIDLSLEFDKPVSLGISGPGMTRMEATERIDYAKRAVESAVKMVQRLA
- a CDS encoding pyridoxal-phosphate-dependent aminotransferase family protein, which encodes MEQEPLLMIPGPVPVPQRVRAVMTRQAINHRGPEFGAAYADTVRVLKNLFGTANDLYIISGSGTAAMEAGVANFARDRKIVSLVNGKFGDRFAKIGQRYGTVTVLESEWGTPLDLAALERELEAGAEAVTMVHNETSAGIRNPAPQVGRLARKHDALFIMDGITSIGGDDVRMDEWGVDVAVVGSQKCLAAPAGLAAIAVSDRAWERISDKRPFYLDMAAYRKSGKATPMETPYTPAVPLFLALAEACKMIEEEGIPARIARHRRMADAVRAAAKCWGVDLFPKIDEHHAYSNTATALRIPEGVTDGDLRGTVKKFGIEIAGGQDHLKGRIFRIGTMGGVGAQEILATLAAVQFALRKSGFAAGDGVEAAAGVLVG
- the ribC gene encoding riboflavin synthase, which gives rise to MKIGIADTTFARVDMGGIAIDEIRKHASVGIERYVVPGIKDLPVACKKLIEERGCDLVMALGMPGSAEKDRVCAHEASQGLILCQLLTNKHIIEVFVHEDEAKDAKELAWLMEQRTREHAVNAVRLALRPKDLERLAGTGQRQGFEDVGPARP
- a CDS encoding pyridoxal phosphate-dependent aminotransferase, which translates into the protein MRSLSEKVAGIAASATIEISNAAKRMAAEGIDVISLSIGEPDFDTPEHIKEACIDALRRGETHYAPSTGIPELTAAIARKTSTENGFSASQDEVLVTCGAKDAIHQAMEAVLNPEDEALILDPSWVSYEPCARLAGAGVRHHALDSVAFQVDDTLLEAVSSRTKMIVVNTPSNPSGAVLDADSLRLIADLCSDHDLYALSDEIYEKLVYGKEHISLASLPGMAERTITVNGFSKAYAMTGWRIGYAVAPRPIIRQMEKVQQHTVSHPTTFAMYGALAALRGSQDCVETMRREFERRRDYLVPALQDLGYTTAPADGAFYAYINVAGDDMAVARSWLQDAHLAVTPGTAFGTPGWIRLSYATSMENLKEAVERIARV